The Methanobrevibacter millerae genome includes the window CCAACGATTAATGTGCAGGACATATTGACAAGATCTTCAGTTAAATCCTTAACCTTAACAATAGATTCTTTTGCTGGTTCATAAGTACTATCTACAATACCAATTAAAGCATCTTCACCTTTTATATCTAAAACACATTTCTTAAATCTTCTAAAAGGTTCTTTACGAGTCTTACTAATAGGATTATAAATAGCAACTATTAAATTAGCTTCTAGAGCAAATCTTAACTTTTTTTCTATTTCAGATAATGGAGTTAAAATATTGCTTAAACTAATAGCTGCAAAATCATTTAACGGAGCTCCTAATTTAGATGACGTATAATTAAGTGCAGAAACACCCGGATAAACTTTCACTTCAACATCATCATATTTTGAAATAATTTGATATAAAACATTAGCCATTCCAAATACTCCAGGGTCTCCTGAACTAACTAATGAAACTGTTTGGCCTTCCATACTTTTTTGAATAGCAACTTCAGCTCTAGCTATCTCATCGCCCATTCCTTTCTTTAGGATTTCTTTGCCTTCAATTAAGTCCTCAATTTGGTTAATATATTTTTTATAACCAATTATTACATCTGAATCTTCAATAGCTTTTATAGCTCCTAAAGTCATATTTTCTCTATTTTGGCCAATTCCTATAACATTAATCATATAATTCACTTAAAATAATTTTAATACTGAATCTACTTTCATTTTATCTGTATCTACAACTAATTCACCATTTTTATATGAAGCAACAGATGAAACTATCACCTTATATGATGGATTTTGACTTATAACAATTTGTCCTGAAGTTGAATTTGGCGCAGCATAACCTAATGCTTCAATAGTAATGTTTATTGAATCACTTTTCTTAGCATCATCATAAGTTGATGCATTCATTGAATCAACATTAACACCATCAACATTCGACAGCTGCTCCATTTTAAGCGCAACATCCTTGTGATTAGTAAAATTGACTGGAGTTGGATCCTTAATTAGCACCTCATTAACAGCTTGAGGACTGAATACACTGGATATCTTGGAAACCTGCATATCAATAAGTCCCCTAACATCTGGAGCTTCAGCTGTGACAATCGTATATGAACTAAATAATCCTACTTCAAAAAATATTATAAATAATACAATTACTAGTAATATTCTTAGTATTTTTCCCATTATTATCACATCTTGCTATATAATATATTAATTCTATTTTTAATCTATAATAAAGATAACTAATTAATAAGTTTAAATTTTCCCATAAAAATAACCAAATTTTAATAAATTACCTCATCAAACAATATAACCTATTCATTTTCTCAAAGTTTATAAGCATTGAAAATAAAAATTTTAACTAATATGACAAATAATATTTTACTTAAATTTGCAAAAAAAGGAATTAATTTATCGCCTGATGCTTATGAAAAAGTGATGAAATCAGACAATCCTCTAAATTTTGCTTCAGATTTAATCGTTAAATTAAAAAGCAGTGATTTCAAGCCTGTAGACTTAATATCAATAAGTGGTAAAACTGTTGATGAAATTACAGGAAACATAGACGATGATGTTAAAAGTGAAGCTGCAGAACCAACTCCTGAAGTAAATAATAAAACAGATAAAAATCCTGATTCCATTACAAAAAAGTCAGAACTGAAAAGCGATGATAAAAAAGACACTAAAAGCGAAGGAATAATAAAAATAGATGAATCCGAAAAAATTGAAGATGCAAAAATTGAATTTAAAAGAAATTTAGAAAATATTGACGTCGAGTATGATTTTGAGGTATTGCAGGACAGTTCCAAAAAATCATATACCAGTGGAGAAATAGGCGACTTAATTACCTATTTCCAGTCAAGATATGAAAAATTAAGTAAAATATTAAAGCAAAGGCCAGACTTGAAGATGACAACAAAAGTTGCAGATATAGAAGATGGTCAGACCACATTAAATTTAATTCTAATGGTTAAGGAAATCAGATCCACTAAAAACGGACATAAGTTTGTAGAATTCGAAGATGATACTGGATCTATTTCTATATTATTTTCAAATAAAAATGAGGAATTATTTGCAGATGCTGAAAAACTTGTTAGAGATGAGGTTGTGGGTGTTATTGCAAATAAGGATGGTGACTTTGTAATTGCAAATCAGTTAATTTATCCTGGCGTGTTAAGAGTTCAGGAAAAGGATATGGATTTTGGAGTAGTGTTCTTATCCGATGT containing:
- the cobJ gene encoding precorrin-3B C(17)-methyltransferase, translated to MINVIGIGQNRENMTLGAIKAIEDSDVIIGYKKYINQIEDLIEGKEILKKGMGDEIARAEVAIQKSMEGQTVSLVSSGDPGVFGMANVLYQIISKYDDVEVKVYPGVSALNYTSSKLGAPLNDFAAISLSNILTPLSEIEKKLRFALEANLIVAIYNPISKTRKEPFRRFKKCVLDIKGEDALIGIVDSTYEPAKESIVKVKDLTEDLVNMSCTLIVGNDLTYIQDSKLITPRGYVIRSPIHELSRNHYEKFLNGEISHGPNRECEYYPCHWDGQYCDFCYCPFYPCGDSSTGGEWIKGKNVWNCKDCHWPHQKDAVNCIRGPLEEILEEVDDLKKKKKTLLKLRRACLLNNNPRDL
- a CDS encoding DNA-directed DNA polymerase II small subunit, with amino-acid sequence MTNNILLKFAKKGINLSPDAYEKVMKSDNPLNFASDLIVKLKSSDFKPVDLISISGKTVDEITGNIDDDVKSEAAEPTPEVNNKTDKNPDSITKKSELKSDDKKDTKSEGIIKIDESEKIEDAKIEFKRNLENIDVEYDFEVLQDSSKKSYTSGEIGDLITYFQSRYEKLSKILKQRPDLKMTTKVADIEDGQTTLNLILMVKEIRSTKNGHKFVEFEDDTGSISILFSNKNEELFADAEKLVRDEVVGVIANKDGDFVIANQLIYPGVLRVQEKDMDFGVVFLSDVHIGSLTFLEDAFQKFIDWINCEYGNEEQRKVAEDIKYLIIAGDIVDGIGVYPNQDKELSIKDIREQYDEAARFLGNIRSDIKIIITPGNHDASRLAEPQPAVPEEYAKSLYQLNNVEFVSNPAVVSLDGINVLIYHGESFNELPMAIKGLSYEKNEEMMVELLRKRHLAPIYGERTPLASELEDYLVIEHVPDIFHTGHIHINSYKKYNGIHLINSGTFQTQTEYQKIKNIEPTPAQVPIIHKGNYKLFRFID